A single Oncorhynchus kisutch isolate 150728-3 linkage group LG19, Okis_V2, whole genome shotgun sequence DNA region contains:
- the LOC109864980 gene encoding syntaxin-5-like isoform X1 — protein sequence MTRIQTFIPGLLKTERSVNSCGILLINGVQHTKPALSALKQRSDFTLMAKRIGKDLSNTFAKLEKLTILAKRRSLFDDKAVEIEELTYIIKQDINSLNKQIAQLQDLIRSRGAPSGRHIQTHSNTIVISLQSKLASMSNDFKSVLEVRTENLKQQKNRREQFSQRHVSSPLHANNFKSSVLMQDESRSMGAEVAINMDNQSNPLQLQLIDEQDSYIQSRADTMQNIESTIVELGSIFQQLAHMVKEQEETVQRIDANVEDTQLNVDMAHTEILKYFQSVSSNRWLMVKIFLVLIVFFIVFVVFLA from the exons ATGACCCGGATTCAAACTTTCATTCCCGGCTTGCTAAAAACAGAACGATCTGTGAATTCTTGTGGAATTTTGCTAATA AATGGTGTTCAGCACACCAAGCCAGCCCTCAGTGCTCTCAAGCAACGCAGTGACTTCACCCTCATGGCCAA GAGAATAGGGAAGGACTTgagtaatacatttgctaaactAGAGAAACTCACTATAT TAGCTAAAAGAAGATCTCTATTTGATGACAAGGCAGTGGAGATTGAAGAGTTAACCTACATCATCAAGCAg GACATTAACAGCCTGAACAAGCAGATAGCCCAGCTGCAGGATCTGATCCGTTCACGTGGAGCTCCCAGCGGCAGACACATCCAGACCCATTCCAACACCATCGTCATCTCCCTGCAG TCCAAACTGGCGTCTATGTCCAATGACTTCAAGTCGGTTCTAGAAGTAAGAACGGAG AACCTGAAGCAGCAgaagaacaggagagaacagtTCTCTCAGCGTcacgtctcttctcctctccacgcCAACAACTTCA agAGTTCAGTGTTGATGCAGGATGAGTCAAGGAGTATGGGGGCTGAGGTCGCCATCAACATGGACAACCAGTCGAACCCTCTACAGCTCCAGCTCATTGATGAGCAG GACTCATACATCCAGAGCCGTGCAGACACCATGCAGAACATTGAGAGCACCATCGTAGAGTTGGGCTCTATCTTTCAGCAGCTGGCTCACATGGTgaaggagcaggaggagacagtacagag GATTGATGCTAACGTGGAGGACACTCAGCTCAACGTGGACATGGCTCACACGGAGATCCTCAAGTACTTCCAGTCTGTGTCCTCCAACCGCTGGCTCATGGTCAAGATCTTCCTCGTCCTCATCGTGTTCTTCATCGTCTTTGTGGTCTTCCTCGCCTGA
- the LOC109864982 gene encoding protein RD3-like — protein MFPWSAVFSLEPKVPGQRTAEELVTNTLMLELGAMVKRTERIRLERVTKEGRRRRSSSSADYSWLATAPTHQPYELTPRDLIELQDLCARVPPSQCGPVIVRFRNLVTEIEPEVHEVARLFRTVLRDCVEGEEENEEMRMRSAGWDKQRSKSLSFVTFRSKFRPAPFRGGGLGGSRGNLQEESSWYEEDEVEQQEGAANVARAARKGRSMSMPDITPIEQSALG, from the exons ATGTTCCCCTGGTCAGCAGTGTTTTCTCTGGAGCCGAAAGTGCCTGGACAGCGTACGGCAGAagaactagtcaccaacaccctGATGCTGGAGCTGGGTGCCATGGTGAAACGCACCGAACGTATCCGCCTGGAAAGGGTGACAAAAGAGGGCCGGCGCCGGCGCAGCTCTTCCTCCGCTGACTACAGCTGGCTGGCCACTGCCCCCACCCACCAACCCTATGAGCTGACCCCCCGAGACCTGATAGAACTGCAGGACCTGTGTGCCAGGGTGCCACCGTCTCAGTGTGGCCCTGTCATTGTTAG GTTCAGAAATCTGGTGACGGAGATTGAGCCGGAGGTTCACGAGGTGGCTCGTCTGTTCCGCACGGTTCTACGTGACTgtgtggagggagaagaggagaacgaGGAGATGAGGATGAGGTCAGCCGGCTGGGACAAACAACGCAGCAAGAGCCTCTCCTTTGTAACCTTCCGCTCCAAGTTCCGCCCTGCTCCCTTCAGGGGTGGGGGCCTGGGCGGGTCACGTGGCAACCTGCAGGAGGAGTCGAGCTGGTACGAGGAAGACGAGGTGGAGCAGCAGGAGGGAGCAGCAAACGTGGCGAGAGCGGCCAGGAAGGGGAGGAGCATGAGCATGCCTGATATCACCCCCATCGAACAGAGTGCACTTggctga
- the LOC109864980 gene encoding syntaxin-5-like isoform X2, whose product MTCRDRTNEFQSACKSLQSRQNGVQHTKPALSALKQRSDFTLMAKRIGKDLSNTFAKLEKLTILAKRRSLFDDKAVEIEELTYIIKQDINSLNKQIAQLQDLIRSRGAPSGRHIQTHSNTIVISLQSKLASMSNDFKSVLEVRTENLKQQKNRREQFSQRHVSSPLHANNFKSSVLMQDESRSMGAEVAINMDNQSNPLQLQLIDEQDSYIQSRADTMQNIESTIVELGSIFQQLAHMVKEQEETVQRIDANVEDTQLNVDMAHTEILKYFQSVSSNRWLMVKIFLVLIVFFIVFVVFLA is encoded by the exons ATGACGTGCAGGGATCGAACCAACGAGTTTCAGTCCGCCTGCAAATCCCTACAGAGCAGACAG AATGGTGTTCAGCACACCAAGCCAGCCCTCAGTGCTCTCAAGCAACGCAGTGACTTCACCCTCATGGCCAA GAGAATAGGGAAGGACTTgagtaatacatttgctaaactAGAGAAACTCACTATAT TAGCTAAAAGAAGATCTCTATTTGATGACAAGGCAGTGGAGATTGAAGAGTTAACCTACATCATCAAGCAg GACATTAACAGCCTGAACAAGCAGATAGCCCAGCTGCAGGATCTGATCCGTTCACGTGGAGCTCCCAGCGGCAGACACATCCAGACCCATTCCAACACCATCGTCATCTCCCTGCAG TCCAAACTGGCGTCTATGTCCAATGACTTCAAGTCGGTTCTAGAAGTAAGAACGGAG AACCTGAAGCAGCAgaagaacaggagagaacagtTCTCTCAGCGTcacgtctcttctcctctccacgcCAACAACTTCA agAGTTCAGTGTTGATGCAGGATGAGTCAAGGAGTATGGGGGCTGAGGTCGCCATCAACATGGACAACCAGTCGAACCCTCTACAGCTCCAGCTCATTGATGAGCAG GACTCATACATCCAGAGCCGTGCAGACACCATGCAGAACATTGAGAGCACCATCGTAGAGTTGGGCTCTATCTTTCAGCAGCTGGCTCACATGGTgaaggagcaggaggagacagtacagag GATTGATGCTAACGTGGAGGACACTCAGCTCAACGTGGACATGGCTCACACGGAGATCCTCAAGTACTTCCAGTCTGTGTCCTCCAACCGCTGGCTCATGGTCAAGATCTTCCTCGTCCTCATCGTGTTCTTCATCGTCTTTGTGGTCTTCCTCGCCTGA